The following are from one region of the Lytechinus pictus isolate F3 Inbred chromosome 4, Lp3.0, whole genome shotgun sequence genome:
- the LOC135153845 gene encoding inversin-like — MEGGGGLIPTRFSDVGSVELNQLSTSSGDVHVEMNHDYQLMSTSSISVKSKKDGDDKSLEQDRGESTALCHACASGNKDGALLLINEGANIFISDRHGDLPLHIAIRHSHTEIVKALLEDGLRDGHITKQGAKVNCVNKDLHTPLHLACIGDHGDTARFLVEHGCDVTLEDYSGLNALQLAVNHDSFNSLMILLNTTGLQPHIAKDVLIWSAEQNKAQAFKMVNSVKKLPNLNSHSTMK; from the exons ATGGAGGGAGGAGGAGGATTAATACCAACCAGGTTTAGCGATGTCGGATCGGTTGAGCTGAACCAACTATCGACATCGTCAGGCGATGTTCATGTCGAGATGAACCACGACTACCAACTAATGAGTACATCGTCTATATCTGTGAAGTCAAAGAAGGATGGGGACGATAAATCCCTG GAACAAGATAGGGGAGAGTCTACAGCCCTGTGTCACGCATGCGCATCTGGTAACAAGGATGGTGCTCTGCTACTTATCAACGAAGGAGCAAATATCTTCATTTCTGATAGACATGGAGATCTACCATTACATATAGCAATACGGCATTCACATACTGAGATCGTGAAGGCATTGCTAGAGGATGGCCTTCGCGATGGACATATAACCAAG CAAGGTGCTAAGGTAAATTGTGTGAACAAGGACCTACACACCCCCCTTCATCTAGCGTGCATAGGGGACCATGGGGACACAGCACGGTTTCTTGTTGAACA TGGTTGTGACGTCACATTAGAAGATTACTCTGGATTGAATGCTCTCCAGTTGGCAGTCAATCACGATAGTTTCAACTCTCTAATGATACTACTCAATACTACTGGACTTCAACCACATATAGCCAAAGATGTCCTCATCTGGTCTGCTGAGCAGAATAAGGCACAGGCTTTCAAAATGGTAAACAGTGTCAAGAAACTTCCTAATCTGAATTCACATTCTACCATGAAATAG